A window of Deinococcus planocerae contains these coding sequences:
- a CDS encoding carbohydrate-binding protein: MLWCLALSPGLAAVPSPAPFQLSRLEQRPANISISPGYITLLDFPADVTKVVSGNGLLLRNEVIGNRVVLSAAKTAGQTDLLVTTGGRVAMFVVQIDGQGQAPRRYAVVQDVPAAQTPAPPSRPVAARVPVRPTMVPAQPVRPAAVVSAQPARPAAVVPAQPVRPVAVAPVTGPAEVASLLGRYEAERAVLYRARVVPSSTAEGGQHVGYINSVDSRVTFPSVRAPSNGTYTLRIRYANGSPETAIQPLWVNEVSTSSVRYPVTGGWERYANVDVQVVLRAGVNTLRFGKERRGVNLDVLELWGLATGVAVSPPAPVPPARLP; the protein is encoded by the coding sequence GCTCAGTCGGCTTGAACAGCGGCCCGCCAACATCTCGATCTCGCCGGGTTACATCACGCTGCTCGATTTCCCGGCTGATGTCACCAAGGTCGTGAGCGGCAACGGCCTGCTGTTGAGGAACGAGGTCATCGGCAACCGGGTGGTCCTCTCGGCGGCCAAGACGGCGGGGCAGACCGACCTGCTGGTCACCACCGGCGGACGCGTCGCCATGTTCGTCGTGCAGATCGACGGGCAGGGGCAGGCGCCCCGGCGCTACGCCGTCGTTCAGGACGTCCCCGCTGCTCAGACCCCCGCCCCCCCGTCCCGCCCCGTCGCCGCCCGGGTGCCTGTTCGCCCGACGATGGTACCGGCTCAACCTGTTCGTCCGGCGGCGGTGGTGTCAGCCCAACCTGCTCGTCCGGCGGCGGTAGTGCCGGCCCAGCCTGTTCGCCCAGTGGCGGTGGCGCCGGTCACGGGTCCCGCCGAAGTCGCCAGCCTGCTCGGGCGCTATGAGGCGGAACGGGCCGTGTTGTACCGGGCGCGGGTCGTTCCCTCGAGTACGGCGGAGGGCGGACAGCATGTGGGGTACATCAACTCCGTCGACAGTCGGGTGACGTTCCCCTCCGTACGTGCGCCCAGCAACGGCACCTATACCCTCCGGATCAGGTATGCCAACGGCAGCCCGGAAACAGCGATTCAACCCCTCTGGGTCAATGAGGTCAGCACGTCGTCGGTTCGGTATCCGGTCACGGGCGGCTGGGAAAGGTACGCCAACGTCGACGTGCAGGTCGTGCTGCGCGCCGGCGTGAATACGCTGCGCTTCGGCAAAGAACGCAGGGGAGTGAATCTGGACGTCCTCGAACTCTGGGGTCTGGCGACCGGTGTCGCCGTGAGTCCGCCCGCACCGGTCCCCCCGGCGAGACTCCCCTAA